From Pseudobdellovibrio exovorus JSS, a single genomic window includes:
- a CDS encoding sodium:proton antiporter yields MISILSLACGVLAAAGTYLLLRRRLFDFLIGVTLIGHAVNLAIFVASNSQSKAAPIMNSGQMVLPTVAMDPVPQALILTAIVISFGTMALLAVLVRTSLKKSNLQMLDEVKTIKKGVS; encoded by the coding sequence ATGATTAGTATTTTAAGTTTAGCTTGTGGTGTCCTTGCGGCGGCAGGAACTTACTTGCTGCTACGTCGTCGACTATTTGATTTTTTAATTGGTGTTACCCTCATTGGGCATGCCGTGAATCTTGCGATTTTTGTGGCTTCAAACTCACAGAGTAAAGCGGCTCCGATTATGAACTCTGGGCAGATGGTATTGCCAACTGTGGCAATGGATCCAGTTCCTCAAGCGTTGATTTTGACGGCGATAGTTATCAGCTTTGGAACAATGGCTTTGTTGGCTGTTTTGGTCAGAACATCACTGAAAAAATCGAATTTACAGATGCTGGATGAAGTGAAAACTATAAAGAAGGGTGTGAGCTAA
- a CDS encoding benzoate/H(+) symporter BenE family transporter, producing the protein MKILKQYQRDFSFSALTSAVVIALVGMASSAILVFQEAAAFGVSSQEASSWLGSLCVGMGILTILLSTKYRVPVMIAWSTPGAALLISSAAGFTLPQAIGAFVFSAILMILSGATGVFEKIMNRVPQGLSAALLAGVLLSFTVNAVTAFNTQSILIAAMFVAYVVGKKYSPNFTMLFVLVTGISVSAALKLLRFENLSMSATEFTWTWPEFSISALLSIGLPLFVVTMASQNITGFAIMRSYGYLPSVSKILTKTGILNLITAFFGGFAVNLAAVTAAIAMSADCNPNKDRRYMAAVISGVFYIIIGFMAGAITSVFSAFPQELVIAIAGFALFGTVSASLQKALSQEEGKEATFITFVIAASGFKFLNIGSAFWSLVIGGLVLYLMRPKPIEA; encoded by the coding sequence ATGAAAATTCTTAAACAATATCAACGTGATTTTTCTTTTTCTGCACTGACATCGGCCGTGGTTATTGCACTGGTCGGTATGGCGAGTTCAGCGATTTTAGTTTTTCAGGAGGCCGCTGCCTTTGGCGTTTCGTCACAGGAAGCCAGCTCATGGCTAGGTTCGCTCTGTGTGGGAATGGGTATTTTGACAATTCTTTTGTCTACAAAATATCGTGTTCCGGTGATGATCGCATGGTCGACTCCGGGCGCGGCTCTTCTGATTTCCAGTGCGGCCGGATTCACTTTGCCACAGGCCATCGGAGCTTTTGTCTTTTCCGCTATTCTGATGATACTGAGTGGAGCCACAGGCGTTTTTGAAAAAATCATGAACCGCGTTCCGCAAGGCCTTTCGGCGGCTTTGCTTGCAGGAGTTCTGCTCAGCTTCACCGTGAATGCGGTCACAGCTTTCAATACGCAGTCGATTTTAATTGCGGCGATGTTTGTGGCCTATGTTGTGGGAAAGAAATATTCCCCGAATTTTACCATGCTATTTGTTCTTGTGACGGGCATCAGCGTTTCTGCGGCACTGAAACTGTTGCGTTTTGAAAACCTATCGATGTCGGCTACCGAGTTTACTTGGACGTGGCCCGAGTTTTCCATTTCAGCTCTTTTGAGTATTGGGTTGCCGCTTTTTGTAGTGACGATGGCTTCGCAAAATATCACGGGTTTTGCCATCATGCGCTCGTATGGTTACTTGCCCTCGGTTTCTAAAATTCTAACCAAAACAGGAATTCTAAATTTGATCACGGCTTTTTTTGGTGGTTTTGCTGTGAATCTTGCTGCGGTGACGGCGGCTATTGCCATGAGTGCCGACTGTAATCCCAACAAAGATCGCCGTTATATGGCGGCAGTTATTTCCGGAGTCTTTTATATCATCATTGGTTTTATGGCTGGTGCGATTACCTCTGTCTTTTCGGCCTTTCCACAGGAGCTAGTGATTGCGATTGCCGGATTTGCTCTTTTCGGTACTGTCAGTGCGAGCTTACAAAAAGCTCTGTCACAAGAGGAAGGTAAAGAGGCCACTTTTATCACATTCGTGATTGCGGCTTCGGGGTTTAAATTTTTGAATATCGGCTCGGCTTTCTGGTCCCTTGTGATCGGTGGTCTTGTTCTGTATTTGATGCGCCCAAAGCCAATAGAAGCTTGA
- a CDS encoding penicillin-binding protein 1A, translating to MLKKILIGVGALIVLSVLTVYLVYSSINKSLPEIIKIEDYQPLLVSQVYDRNNKKIGEFFRERRVLVPYKDIPKIVVDAFLAAEDDQFFNHSGINYMGLMRAAIVNMRAGQKVQGGSTITQQVAKTLFLSNERTYTRKIKDILLAIQMEKNLSKEEILYLYLNQIYFGQSAYGIEMAAQTYFRKNVKQLSLAEAAILAGLHPAPSRFSPDRNPSRAKERQIYVLNRMADVGHISREEAEATIKQPVKVYLKEDYESFAPFYLETIRQLLVKQLGENVLLDQGIRIYTGLDLEKQKAANQAVVDGLKDLDKRQGFRGPLQTLEADEVEEFLQKQKTRLITESNPERIILPDGTFAEIEWHPRRGAKATANANPREQAETDKLPSFLKVGSSYEGVVTEVNDGIGYVEVQLPETKGYIDFETMMWARKPNFEKRPEQDQIKNPSQAVKKGDVVLVKIVSEKMDWKKSTTRKNVTRPDAARHLNLELDQEPQVEGSLLSIDQETQEVLALVGGYSFARNEFNRALQAARQTGSSFKAIVFAAALNKGYNPSTPLIDAPIAYRQSGGDEGQQDARVWKPSNHSRDFNGEITMRNALARSLNIPSVKIMEDIGVPYATEFSQRLGVFSKLNQDFTLVLGSSSLTLYEMTKVFSQFGRNGLRTRPLMIKKVIDRTGKTLLDKLDLDVRFAEETRKIEEAFETKRKAYLEGSRTTESDFYFDNPEQLIKPEVAYVITDMLKATVTDPNGTGGRAAQLGREVAGKTGSTNGYFDAWFVGYTPNVATGVWVGFDKERTIGRSEVGGRAALPIWLDYMKVAHKNLPVTSFPMPEHVKVVKIDAETGKLANSASKRVINQAFVEGTEPTTATSRSEETTDLLKQDMDE from the coding sequence ATGCTGAAAAAGATTCTCATCGGTGTTGGGGCTCTAATTGTTTTATCTGTTTTAACTGTCTACTTGGTTTATTCATCAATCAATAAAAGTCTGCCTGAAATTATTAAGATCGAAGATTACCAGCCACTTTTGGTTTCACAGGTCTATGATCGCAATAACAAAAAGATCGGTGAGTTCTTTCGCGAGCGCCGCGTTTTAGTTCCCTACAAAGATATTCCTAAAATAGTTGTCGATGCCTTTTTAGCTGCGGAAGATGATCAATTCTTTAATCACAGCGGTATCAACTACATGGGTCTAATGCGGGCTGCGATTGTGAACATGCGTGCGGGACAAAAAGTACAGGGTGGTTCAACCATCACACAACAGGTTGCAAAAACTTTGTTCCTCTCGAACGAAAGAACTTATACACGTAAAATCAAAGATATCCTTCTTGCCATTCAGATGGAAAAAAATCTAAGTAAAGAAGAAATTCTTTATCTTTACTTGAATCAAATTTACTTCGGTCAAAGTGCTTACGGCATCGAAATGGCAGCACAAACCTATTTTAGAAAAAATGTAAAGCAACTGTCATTAGCTGAAGCAGCTATTCTGGCTGGTCTTCATCCTGCCCCATCCAGATTTTCACCAGATCGCAACCCTTCACGAGCGAAGGAAAGACAAATCTATGTGTTAAATCGTATGGCTGATGTCGGGCACATCTCGCGTGAGGAAGCCGAAGCGACAATTAAGCAGCCAGTGAAAGTCTATCTGAAAGAAGATTACGAAAGTTTTGCTCCGTTTTATTTAGAAACTATTCGTCAGCTTTTAGTAAAACAGTTGGGTGAAAATGTTCTTCTAGATCAAGGTATTCGTATTTACACAGGCTTAGATTTAGAAAAACAAAAAGCAGCCAATCAAGCTGTTGTTGATGGGCTAAAAGATTTGGATAAGCGTCAGGGTTTCCGCGGACCATTGCAGACATTAGAAGCGGATGAAGTTGAAGAGTTTCTACAAAAACAAAAAACACGTCTGATCACCGAATCCAATCCCGAGCGTATCATTTTACCCGATGGAACTTTTGCCGAAATCGAATGGCATCCTCGCCGTGGCGCGAAGGCCACAGCGAATGCAAATCCACGTGAACAGGCCGAAACAGATAAACTTCCCTCTTTCTTAAAAGTTGGCTCTAGCTATGAAGGTGTTGTCACAGAAGTGAATGATGGCATCGGCTATGTAGAAGTGCAGTTGCCCGAGACAAAAGGTTATATCGACTTTGAAACCATGATGTGGGCCCGTAAACCTAACTTCGAAAAACGTCCCGAACAAGATCAAATTAAAAATCCATCTCAAGCTGTAAAAAAAGGCGACGTCGTTCTAGTTAAAATCGTCTCGGAAAAAATGGATTGGAAGAAAAGCACGACTCGTAAGAATGTCACACGCCCTGATGCCGCACGCCACTTGAATCTTGAATTGGATCAAGAGCCTCAAGTTGAAGGATCTCTGCTTTCTATTGATCAAGAGACCCAAGAGGTCTTGGCTTTAGTTGGCGGCTACAGTTTTGCTCGTAACGAATTCAATCGCGCTTTACAAGCCGCTAGACAAACAGGGTCTTCCTTTAAAGCTATCGTCTTTGCTGCCGCTTTGAATAAGGGATATAATCCGTCAACGCCGTTAATCGATGCCCCTATTGCCTACCGACAATCTGGCGGAGACGAAGGCCAACAAGATGCACGTGTTTGGAAACCTTCAAATCACTCGCGCGATTTCAATGGTGAAATCACCATGCGAAACGCTCTGGCGCGATCGCTGAATATTCCCTCTGTGAAAATCATGGAAGATATCGGCGTGCCTTATGCCACTGAGTTTTCACAACGCCTAGGTGTATTTTCAAAACTCAATCAGGATTTCACATTGGTTTTAGGATCTAGCTCGTTAACACTTTATGAGATGACCAAAGTGTTTTCGCAGTTTGGCCGCAATGGTTTAAGAACTCGCCCGCTGATGATTAAAAAAGTCATCGATCGCACAGGTAAAACTCTATTAGACAAATTAGACCTTGATGTTCGCTTTGCAGAGGAAACTCGTAAAATTGAAGAGGCCTTTGAAACGAAACGCAAAGCTTACCTTGAAGGTTCACGTACAACTGAATCTGATTTCTACTTTGATAATCCCGAACAGTTGATTAAACCAGAAGTAGCTTATGTGATTACGGATATGCTAAAAGCGACTGTCACCGACCCTAATGGTACAGGCGGACGTGCCGCTCAACTGGGCCGTGAGGTTGCCGGAAAAACAGGAAGTACAAACGGCTATTTTGATGCTTGGTTCGTTGGCTACACACCCAATGTAGCCACAGGCGTATGGGTTGGTTTCGATAAAGAAAGAACTATTGGCCGATCAGAGGTCGGCGGACGCGCAGCGCTGCCTATCTGGTTAGACTATATGAAAGTGGCCCATAAGAATTTACCTGTTACGTCATTCCCTATGCCAGAACATGTTAAAGTCGTGAAAATCGATGCAGAAACTGGTAAGCTGGCGAACTCGGCAAGCAAGCGTGTTATCAACCAAGCCTTTGTAGAAGGCACTGAACCCACGACTGCGACAAGCCGTTCTGAAGAAACCACAGACCTGCTGAAGCAGGACATGGATGAATAG
- a CDS encoding Na+/H+ antiporter subunit E: MRIVLLIGYFLKEVFVANVQIAKLVFKKPKYIHPAIIKVPLDIKTERGLLLLSSMITLTPGTLSLDISSDRKHLYVHVTHTTSPEVVVAQIKSGFERKLMEVGC, encoded by the coding sequence ATGCGAATAGTTTTATTAATAGGATACTTTTTAAAAGAAGTTTTTGTTGCGAACGTCCAAATCGCAAAGCTGGTTTTTAAAAAACCAAAGTATATTCATCCGGCTATTATCAAAGTTCCACTGGATATAAAAACAGAGCGTGGACTTCTATTGTTAAGTTCAATGATCACACTAACGCCGGGAACACTCAGCTTAGACATCAGCTCGGATCGAAAACATTTGTATGTGCATGTCACTCATACGACCAGTCCTGAAGTTGTCGTCGCTCAAATTAAAAGTGGCTTTGAAAGAAAATTGATGGAGGTCGGATGCTAA
- the mbhE gene encoding hydrogen gas-evolving membrane-bound hydrogenase subunit E, with protein MNTSSLTQILPVWSTADLSNNFIWDSWSQLFISLIVGIGILVSISAWGYFKDLSYRIKFFSVLLPFAAAMSGVVTFDNLILLFIAWELTSILSFFLITFKGEVYEARRGGQHSLLVTGMGGLSLLGGIILLGVSEGAWTISTALNVDLSANPYGEWIAGLIILGAITKSAQFPFHFWLTGAMTAPTPASAYLHSATMVKAGIYLLYRLWPMLSTIEPVTSILFFLGIMTFGWGIFISLMQLDLKGVLAGTTIAHLGLMVAMIAWPEHDLSMALFALVVSHATYKAGLFLFSGVVEQLAGTRRIDLMSGLRNKAPFVFGIGLILAGASLGLPGTLAYHAKNMIHLPIEWKLALTLGFLVLGKAGMLVAVRPFLGTVSNPPTESSKNLTLMWIPPLILSLFSWLALPMGIVEGTTDWAVKNILMSVGAALIAITLLRKWTPEWSAVLNRGPWPQGDDLFDRIWYTHLDFAKWVRNIVQPRTLGVYVITVMAVFSIGVLWLIGDMQMLTVTWPDTQLWNDVFVWLCLGKIIATFFVMRTSQPILSVLFLGLVGYLFAIVLALAGAPDLAMTQFSVETLSVLVLLYAIKGVGPLKSAPMVVRDFGIVISVLVGIAVTLATGIASLTTQPSRLKDFFSNTSWVEAHGRNVVNVILVDYRALDTLGEITVLGIVALGIYLLLSSVKKGNTR; from the coding sequence ATGAACACATCGTCTTTAACCCAGATTCTACCTGTTTGGTCCACTGCAGATTTATCGAATAACTTTATATGGGATTCGTGGAGTCAGCTTTTTATTTCTTTGATTGTGGGCATAGGAATTTTAGTCAGTATTAGTGCGTGGGGATATTTCAAAGATCTGAGTTATAGAATTAAGTTTTTCTCTGTTCTATTGCCTTTCGCGGCGGCTATGTCTGGCGTCGTCACATTTGATAATTTGATCTTACTTTTTATTGCGTGGGAACTGACGAGCATCCTTTCATTTTTTCTGATCACATTCAAAGGTGAAGTCTACGAAGCCCGTCGAGGTGGCCAGCACAGTCTTTTGGTGACAGGTATGGGGGGATTGTCGCTACTCGGTGGGATTATTCTATTGGGTGTGAGTGAAGGGGCATGGACGATTTCGACAGCTTTAAACGTAGATTTGTCAGCGAACCCTTACGGAGAGTGGATCGCGGGTTTAATCATTCTTGGAGCAATTACAAAATCTGCCCAATTCCCTTTTCATTTTTGGCTAACCGGAGCAATGACGGCTCCAACTCCAGCCAGTGCTTATTTGCACTCGGCGACTATGGTCAAAGCGGGTATTTACCTGTTATATCGCCTATGGCCTATGCTCAGTACTATAGAGCCTGTGACTTCGATTTTGTTCTTTTTAGGAATCATGACATTTGGTTGGGGGATTTTTATTTCTTTGATGCAGTTAGATTTAAAAGGAGTGCTAGCAGGGACAACCATTGCTCATCTTGGTCTGATGGTGGCTATGATTGCGTGGCCCGAACATGACTTATCTATGGCTTTATTTGCGTTAGTTGTGTCACACGCGACTTATAAAGCGGGATTATTTTTGTTCAGCGGAGTTGTTGAACAGCTAGCGGGAACTCGCCGTATTGATTTGATGAGCGGCTTACGCAACAAGGCTCCTTTTGTTTTTGGTATCGGATTGATTTTGGCCGGAGCGAGTTTAGGCCTTCCGGGAACTTTGGCTTATCATGCAAAGAACATGATTCACCTGCCTATAGAGTGGAAGTTGGCATTGACCTTGGGCTTTTTAGTTTTAGGTAAGGCTGGTATGTTGGTGGCTGTGCGCCCATTTTTGGGAACAGTGTCGAATCCGCCGACAGAATCAAGTAAGAATCTGACCTTGATGTGGATACCACCATTGATACTCAGTTTATTTTCATGGCTCGCTTTGCCCATGGGTATTGTTGAGGGCACGACAGATTGGGCAGTAAAAAATATTTTGATGTCTGTAGGTGCTGCGTTGATTGCCATTACATTATTAAGAAAATGGACTCCTGAATGGTCCGCGGTTTTAAATCGAGGACCTTGGCCTCAAGGGGATGATCTTTTTGATCGTATTTGGTACACGCACTTAGATTTTGCAAAGTGGGTGCGCAACATTGTGCAGCCAAGGACTTTGGGTGTTTACGTCATCACAGTGATGGCAGTTTTTTCTATCGGGGTATTGTGGTTAATCGGTGATATGCAAATGTTGACCGTGACTTGGCCAGACACTCAGCTATGGAATGATGTATTTGTGTGGCTTTGCTTGGGAAAAATCATCGCAACATTTTTTGTTATGCGAACGTCCCAACCAATTCTTTCTGTTTTGTTTCTAGGGCTCGTGGGCTATCTTTTCGCGATTGTTTTAGCTTTAGCTGGAGCGCCGGATCTGGCCATGACACAGTTTTCGGTCGAGACATTAAGTGTTCTTGTTTTATTATACGCCATCAAGGGTGTAGGGCCATTGAAATCAGCACCGATGGTGGTTCGGGATTTTGGAATTGTGATCAGCGTACTTGTTGGAATTGCCGTTACTCTTGCAACAGGTATTGCCTCTTTAACAACGCAACCATCACGATTAAAAGACTTTTTTTCTAATACCAGTTGGGTTGAAGCACACGGGCGAAATGTAGTGAATGTGATCCTAGTTGACTATCGAGCACTGGATACTTTGGGTGAAATAACCGTATTGGGAATTGTAGCTCTGGGAATTTATTTATTATTATCGTCTGTAAAAAAAGGAAATACTCGATGA
- a CDS encoding MnhB domain-containing protein, producing MRPSIIFQIGMKILTPVLLVGSVIIFWRGHQLPGGGFIGGLVAGATFATHAFCYGVDSTLRLIRLHPLSFVFIGLFLALISGVISLLVGAQVFQGQWVTVPVIGMLGTPQIFDLGVYLLVAGLVAVFISEILKEDT from the coding sequence ATGAGACCATCTATCATTTTTCAAATAGGAATGAAGATTTTGACTCCGGTATTACTCGTGGGCTCGGTCATTATTTTCTGGAGAGGGCACCAGTTGCCGGGCGGAGGATTTATTGGTGGCTTAGTTGCTGGAGCCACTTTCGCGACTCATGCTTTTTGTTATGGAGTTGATTCCACACTGCGATTGATCCGCTTACATCCCTTGAGCTTTGTCTTTATAGGCTTATTCTTAGCCTTAATCAGTGGAGTGATAAGTCTATTGGTTGGCGCACAGGTCTTTCAAGGCCAATGGGTCACGGTTCCTGTTATCGGAATGTTAGGCACTCCGCAAATTTTCGATTTAGGAGTTTATTTATTGGTGGCCGGATTAGTGGCTGTCTTCATTTCAGAGATACTAAAGGAGGACACATGA
- a CDS encoding glutathione binding-like protein has protein sequence MAQKIQLYSFATPNGQKVSVALEEMQLPYDAHTIDITKGAQFSEEFIKINPNSKIPAIVDPVSDDGKPLAIMESGAILLYLARKSGKFLPEDPRLQSETLQWLFFQVGGVGPMFGQFGHFFKYAKEKCDHPYPVERYKTESKRILGVLNKRLEGRTFLVGETYTIADMATFPWVLCLINHYQAADVLDINSFTNITAWLERIQARPLTAKGLNVCGF, from the coding sequence ATGGCACAAAAAATTCAGCTTTATTCATTTGCGACGCCAAACGGACAAAAAGTCTCAGTTGCCCTAGAAGAAATGCAACTGCCTTATGATGCACACACGATCGACATCACGAAGGGTGCACAATTCAGTGAAGAGTTTATCAAGATCAATCCCAACTCTAAAATTCCTGCCATTGTGGACCCTGTATCTGATGACGGGAAACCATTAGCCATTATGGAATCCGGTGCGATTTTACTTTATTTAGCTCGTAAATCAGGAAAGTTTCTTCCCGAAGACCCAAGATTACAAAGTGAGACTCTGCAATGGCTTTTCTTCCAAGTGGGTGGAGTCGGCCCTATGTTCGGACAATTTGGCCACTTCTTTAAATATGCAAAAGAGAAATGCGATCACCCTTATCCTGTTGAACGATACAAAACAGAAAGTAAACGCATTTTAGGCGTTTTGAATAAACGCCTTGAGGGTCGCACGTTTCTTGTCGGAGAAACTTATACCATTGCGGATATGGCGACTTTTCCTTGGGTGCTTTGCTTGATTAACCACTATCAAGCGGCGGATGTTTTAGATATTAACTCTTTCACCAACATCACGGCATGGCTTGAACGTATTCAAGCCCGCCCGTTAACAGCGAAGGGTCTCAACGTCTGTGGATTTTAG
- a CDS encoding DNA alkylation repair protein — translation MSSLKNYIDMSFLKSLSSDLSSASKKFNGKGFLNSVQPQLSKLELKERIRLVSTELGRNISAPYPQQIDILKKAAPKHRGLAGLIFPDFVEVYGQEDVTTSLEALKFFTPFSSAEFAIRPFIEKDPVRLMKVLQKWSRDSDEHIRRLSSEGSRPRLPWSFKLREFVKDPTPTLAILEQLKADESLYVRKSVANHLNDISKDHPDLALSLAKKWIGQSAHTDWILKHALRTLLKRGDQRALKLFGVAAAKNVQVAQLSVVKKKNAIGSSFEFSFIILNKTPQTLRLEYAIHYLKKNGSYSKKVFKISEKSVAKGDHKISRRHSLRQMTTRQHNAGLHKVEVIINGQTMMTTDFLVTR, via the coding sequence ATGAGCTCATTAAAAAACTATATTGATATGTCCTTTCTAAAATCGCTGAGTTCTGATTTATCCTCTGCCAGCAAGAAATTTAATGGAAAAGGATTTCTGAACTCTGTACAGCCTCAACTGTCTAAATTGGAATTAAAAGAGCGCATCCGTTTAGTTTCGACAGAGCTCGGCCGTAATATCTCGGCGCCCTATCCTCAGCAAATTGATATCCTAAAAAAAGCAGCCCCCAAACATCGCGGTTTAGCTGGGTTGATCTTTCCCGATTTTGTTGAGGTTTACGGACAAGAGGATGTGACCACGTCGCTTGAGGCCTTGAAATTTTTTACTCCTTTTTCTTCAGCAGAGTTTGCCATTCGTCCTTTTATCGAAAAAGACCCTGTTCGTCTGATGAAGGTTTTGCAAAAGTGGTCGCGCGATTCAGATGAACATATTCGACGCCTGTCTTCAGAGGGCTCACGTCCGCGTTTACCTTGGTCATTTAAACTCCGCGAGTTTGTAAAAGATCCAACGCCGACGCTTGCTATTTTAGAACAGCTAAAAGCAGATGAATCTTTGTATGTTCGCAAAAGTGTCGCCAATCATCTGAACGATATTTCTAAAGACCATCCTGATCTAGCCCTGTCCTTAGCGAAAAAATGGATTGGACAAAGTGCTCACACAGATTGGATTTTGAAGCATGCCTTAAGAACTTTGCTTAAGCGTGGCGACCAAAGGGCTTTAAAACTTTTTGGTGTGGCGGCAGCCAAAAATGTGCAGGTCGCACAGCTCTCTGTGGTTAAAAAGAAAAATGCGATTGGTTCTTCTTTCGAATTTTCCTTTATTATATTAAATAAAACTCCACAGACACTACGCCTTGAATATGCCATTCACTATTTGAAGAAAAATGGCAGTTACTCGAAGAAGGTTTTCAAAATTTCAGAAAAATCAGTTGCTAAAGGCGACCATAAAATAAGCCGCCGTCATTCTTTACGCCAAATGACCACACGCCAGCACAACGCCGGACTTCATAAAGTGGAGGTGATCATCAATGGCCAAACCATGATGACCACAGATTTTCTTGTAACAAGATAA
- a CDS encoding complex I subunit 5 family protein — protein sequence MATYPVLLALGLAVVSYLVHSLRLSPKLMVLGSFLQLLLASWLVYLTVGSDQILHTALGGWSAPFGISFYIDSFSALMIWISALLFFVVHLYSLSSPESTNHFWAHNVCWFTLGAGVFGAFSTNDLFNLFVWFEVLLLSSYVLFAWSFLDDSAPDSEKKEGRKGLISYIILNILGSSVFLFGLALLYSSTGTLNFADLMTLEVSQTSSVVVIAGFCLVFAFSMKAGFFPLFNWLPASYPFGPISSVSLFAGLLTKVGIYALARFFLPLSALQADWIPVIMMVVANLTMLLGVYGAATHQSLRAILSFHIVSQVGYMALGFAVGTTAAISATIFYLLHHMVVKTNLFLISGVIIKIRQTDELKPLGGLMRTNPWLAAAFAISAMSLAGLPPLSGFWAKFFVLYSAAQAGAYWGLGVGLFVGLFTVYSMLKIWNKVFLKESPENVADKSHRPVQVPLTATIAILILTLWTAGLGLYPAILTHVSDLAAAQLMDTQNYLKTLTEVSK from the coding sequence ATGGCAACATATCCTGTTTTATTGGCGCTCGGTTTAGCAGTCGTTTCTTACTTGGTGCACAGCTTAAGACTTAGCCCCAAACTGATGGTGCTAGGAAGTTTTTTGCAGCTACTTTTAGCCAGTTGGTTGGTTTATTTAACGGTTGGTAGCGATCAAATTTTGCATACAGCCTTAGGTGGTTGGTCGGCTCCGTTCGGTATATCTTTCTACATTGATAGTTTCTCGGCCTTGATGATTTGGATTAGTGCTTTATTGTTTTTTGTTGTGCATCTTTATTCCTTATCATCACCTGAATCTACCAACCATTTTTGGGCTCACAATGTCTGTTGGTTCACGCTGGGAGCGGGAGTCTTTGGCGCTTTTTCGACAAATGATTTATTCAATTTGTTTGTTTGGTTCGAAGTGCTTCTTCTTTCCTCTTATGTCTTATTTGCGTGGTCTTTTTTAGATGACAGCGCGCCGGATTCAGAGAAAAAAGAAGGACGCAAAGGACTGATCTCCTACATTATATTAAATATTCTGGGGTCTTCCGTATTTTTGTTTGGACTAGCACTACTCTATAGCTCGACGGGGACTTTGAATTTTGCTGACCTTATGACCTTAGAGGTATCACAAACTTCATCGGTGGTTGTGATTGCAGGCTTTTGTTTGGTATTTGCTTTTTCAATGAAAGCTGGATTTTTTCCATTATTTAACTGGCTACCAGCATCGTATCCCTTTGGTCCTATTTCCAGCGTTTCGTTATTTGCAGGTCTGTTAACAAAGGTGGGAATTTACGCTTTGGCTCGTTTCTTCTTGCCGCTATCAGCATTACAGGCAGATTGGATTCCTGTGATTATGATGGTGGTCGCTAATTTAACTATGCTGTTAGGTGTGTATGGAGCAGCGACACATCAATCTTTGCGAGCCATTCTTTCTTTTCATATCGTGAGTCAAGTGGGTTATATGGCTTTAGGATTTGCTGTTGGAACGACGGCGGCGATTTCTGCTACGATTTTTTATTTGTTACATCATATGGTGGTTAAAACGAATTTATTTTTAATATCGGGTGTAATTATTAAAATTCGTCAAACGGATGAGCTGAAACCATTGGGTGGGCTAATGCGAACAAATCCATGGCTTGCAGCCGCTTTTGCTATATCGGCCATGTCCTTGGCTGGTTTGCCGCCACTGTCAGGGTTCTGGGCGAAGTTCTTTGTTCTTTATTCGGCAGCTCAAGCTGGGGCTTACTGGGGCTTAGGCGTGGGCCTATTTGTCGGACTATTCACAGTTTATTCTATGTTAAAAATATGGAACAAAGTTTTTTTAAAAGAAAGTCCAGAGAACGTAGCCGACAAGTCACATCGACCTGTTCAAGTGCCACTAACGGCAACAATCGCTATTTTGATTTTAACATTATGGACGGCGGGTTTAGGACTATATCCAGCTATTCTAACTCATGTCTCAGACTTGGCGGCAGCTCAGCTGATGGACACGCAAAACTACCTTAAAACTTTGACAGAGGTTTCTAAATGA
- a CDS encoding MAPEG family protein, whose product MTKYQLIYPMAFYVFYMFALAALMFMSRVQALKKREVGFGYFKTYSGSNPQEKMLVIGRHYDNQFQVPILFLATCAVFMALDQASYFTLILAWGFVLSRLGHSWIHLGSNNVKNRAAFFGLGWFIILVMWGQLIWQALMPELA is encoded by the coding sequence ATGACAAAATATCAATTGATCTATCCGATGGCGTTTTATGTGTTTTATATGTTTGCTCTAGCCGCTTTAATGTTCATGAGCCGCGTGCAGGCTTTGAAAAAAAGAGAAGTGGGATTTGGGTACTTTAAAACTTACAGTGGAAGCAACCCGCAAGAAAAAATGTTAGTGATTGGCCGTCACTATGATAACCAATTCCAAGTGCCGATACTGTTCTTGGCTACTTGTGCTGTCTTTATGGCTTTAGATCAAGCGAGCTATTTTACGCTTATTCTAGCTTGGGGATTTGTTTTAAGCCGCTTAGGACATTCGTGGATTCATCTGGGCAGCAACAATGTAAAAAACCGCGCTGCCTTTTTTGGTTTAGGATGGTTTATTATTTTAGTGATGTGGGGCCAACTGATCTGGCAAGCTCTGATGCCAGAACTTGCCTAA